TCAGTGCTATATCACACAACTAATTTCAGAATCACATCGCataatattttcatctttttcagaTTGTAGGAAGCTCATACTTAAAGGAATCCATTTCCCGGTAGTAGTTATAAGAAATGTTTGAAGAGGTGGATTTTCATTGACAAAAGTGTTGGTTTAAAGTCGCTACTTCTAAACATCCACTACTATAAAATGTCTAGTTTACAAAACTATTGGtaactatttaattttttcatgtcgCTTCTAACTCTTTCAGATAATATCCTGCTCTCTTTTAAGTTGaacttttccttattattttGTAGATACTTTAGTTATATTCTACTTCTGAATTTTCatgttaatttaatatttttttggtgttcACTTACTTTAGTGTAGTTGAACGTGTGGATCGAAAATATTGCAACACGATAGAgagaaatttaaaacaaaaactgATATTTGTTATTGATGATTCTTTATTGCACAGATTCCCTATTTATCTGAAAATGGAATACACTATGAATACAATTGTAACTACTTTTAACTGATTTGAGAATGAACAGTGACAGTAAAAACTGTCTAACTAATTGGCAGTTATAACTACTTTCTTGAACTGGTTGATGAGGTGGACTGACTTCTTTTAATCTCCCTTTCCAGCTATTTATGTCTTTCAATCTTTATTTCATGTATCATCTTCTTGGTGTTAACTACTTAGTGTTGTTTCCTCATAGCCACCTCTTTGTTAACTTGGCTGACGCGCCTGGAGTTTTGCAATTTCTACTTTCATTTGCACCTGTAAAATGAACGACGATTCTGTAAATGCTATATTTGATCAGTATTAGGTTTTAACTGCAACTTAAAATTCATTTTACTTACAAGAATCCGGCACGCTCCCTCCTCCAAGTGAAGATCTTCTCAACATGGTTGGTAGTGGGAAGCCAGTTAAGGATTGTCTTCTCAGTGTCCTTGAATTAGATGCCGTTGATGACTTCTCCTCATGTTGGCAACTAAAAGGCGATAATGGGGCTGCTGCTTCAGTCCTTTTCTATTGGTTCCtgtaaattttcaaaaatataacacGATTATGCGTCCAAGGACGGGAAGATAACAGGAGTATCTCAAGCAACAGAATCACAATGTTGAACTTCCAAAAAGCTATAGCTTACATACTTTCTATCAGAACCATTAATCAGTTTCCCATGAGTCCGAAGTGATCTTCGTATTTGAGATCCCTTTCCATGAGTACTTCTAGTCAAAGGCTTCGGGAATTCAGATGAAATAGTACGGTTACTTTGCATTCCTGCCTTGTTCTCACTTATAGAGGTTATCAGTGGCTCGGGTGTCTTGGGCAGTTGAAGAGAAGGAATCCTTGTTCTGTTATCTGTTGTTTTCATAACCTGGCTTTGGATGGCAGCACTTGTTGGACTCCGAGGAGGCTGCTGGCTTTTAAAACCAGAAGTTGGACTCCGAGGAGGCTGTTGACTTTTAAAACCAAAAGTTGGACTCCGAGGAGCTTGCTGGTATTTCAGACCAGAAGCTGGAGTTTGAGGAGTATCCTGGCTTCTAAAAGCAAAAGGTGGACTCGGAGGAGTCTTCATGAAACTATCATTACCCGCTTGATCATACAATTTTGTGACATCATATCCTTCCTGAAGCTCGGCTGTTGCTTTAGGCTTCTGGAAAGGTGTCCTTGATGCTTCCTTTGGTTTGTTAGTTTGAGGAGTTAGTGCTTCCTTGTTAGCCAATGCCTTTTTGAGGGTCTCGATCTGCAACGATGTGAACAGTAAGCATATAATGAATCATTATCCAACGTTCTGCAAACTTTTGTC
This Capsicum annuum cultivar UCD-10X-F1 unplaced genomic scaffold, UCD10Xv1.1 ctg72863, whole genome shotgun sequence DNA region includes the following protein-coding sequences:
- the LOC124894297 gene encoding kinesin-like protein KIN-14L; translation: RVSIVELGATRLNKESVEVLELKAEIETLKKALANKEALTPQTNKPKEASRTPFQKPKATAELQEGYDVTKLYDQAGNDSFMKTPPSPPFAFRSQDTPQTPASGLKYQQAPRSPTFGFKSQQPPRSPTSGFKSQQPPRSPTSAAIQSQVMKTTDNRTRIPSLQLPKTPEPLITSISENKAGMQSNRTISSEFPKPLTRSTHGKGSQIRRSLRTHGKLINGSDRKYVSYSFLEVQHCDSVA